The DNA region TGAACGTGGAGACAGTCAGGAAAGTGGCCGAAACGCGCAGTCGGATGCGAGCGAAATTCATGCGAAAAGGCTAGCACGGACGCATGCAGTGCCTCTTCCGACAGGATGAATTTGACGTCAAGCTCCCGGGACGAGGGCGGTGCTATACGTCGTTTCCAAGGTGGAAGATTGGCTCCACGCCGGTCGCTCGGGCCAAGAGTGCCTGCTCCTCGTGTTGTTCAAGAGGCTTGTAGTTTTGAGCGACGTCCATTGCGAGGCGGAAATATTTTTCGTCGCCCGGAGGCAGCGCAGCCGTGACGGGGTGCCCAAGCGTCCAGCGCAGTCCAAGCGAAGCCTCGTCGGGGAAGGCCGCAGGCTGATACCAGCACTTTGGCTCAGGATGATTTTGTTTCTGGTCGGCAGGCCAGACTGTCTTGGCCATCGACTTCAGGGCCAGGATGCCTATGCCTTTTTCCTGCGCACGCTTGAGAATCTGCGGGCCGAAGTTCGCCTGCGAGAAGAGCACAAAGTTCACGGGGAAGAGCACAGTATCGAAATTGTAGCGATCCATCGCTGCCAATGCGGTCTCGGCTGAGTGCACTGAGAAGCCGATGTAGCGAATCTTACCTTCCTTCTTCGCCGCTTCCATCGTCTCCATTGCGCCGCCGGGGCCTAGAACTTTGTCCAGGTCGGTCATCTTTGTCAGCGCGTGGAACTGGTAGAGATCGACGTGATCGGTCTTGAGCAGTCGCAGCGATTCTTCCAGCTGCTTGCGCGAGTCATCCTTCATTCGGCCTTCGGTCTTGCAGGCGAGGAAACAGTTCTTGCGATAGGGTGCGAGCGCGGGGCCCAGACGCTCCTGCGCGTTGCCGTAGCTGGGGGCGATGTCGAAGTAGTTCACGCCGCGGTCCACGGCCTCGGCAACGATATTCTTCGACTGGCTGGGATCCTCGTTCATGACGACGATGCCGCCAAATCCGATGATGGAGAGATGCTCCCCAGTCTTGCCTAGAGGACGACGCGCAATCTGATTGGTTGGTGTAGCAGCACTAGAGATTCTGGTAGTGGCGGCAGCGGCAGCGGTAAGCGCGCTCTGCTTCAAGAATTCACGACGTTCCATAGGAGGACCTCGTCAGAAGAATTGTTCTAAATCGCCAGCTTGCTGAAAGTATTCTCTCAGACCTGGAGTGTATGTGTGAAAAGGCGGAAAATAATCTATTTCCTCCTTCCAGAGACAGGCGTGCAGCGTCACTCAAGGAGCTGGAAGGTATCCCGGATTTATTGGTTCGAAGTGGACAATGAGAAGTCTCAGGAATTTGTTGACGGAACGCCAGGGAATTGCTATTGTTAGAAGGTTCCGCGAGTATCCGGATTGCGCTGTCAACTACCGTTGGCGTGCAAATGGGGTGGAGACATACCCCGCTCAGGCAAAGAATATCCGCTTGGGTTACACTGGATACAAGAGATTTCACCGCAGGACATTCCTCAGGTTCGATTCGGAATGTCGTAATCTGCGGCCTATCGCAATCGTGCCTGCGACACCCTCCACCCAGGATGGGCTATGCGGGCCGGGACAGCGAAACGGAGTCGGCTCTTCCTTTAGTTGGGAAATACGCTCGGCCACCGTCGACTGTTTTCGTCTGGTTATAGTTTTACAGACGCGAAGCAGGGCAGATCTTCGCAAGAGGCGCTTCAGCGTCCTCATTCTTTTTGTGTGTAAAGCACAACTTGCGAAGTCACTCACCCTTCTGCGCGGCTGACAAAAGTTTAGGTTGCAATACCAAGGAGTTCGAGTGCCTACGTTCCATCAGCTCGTTAAGCAGGGCCGCACGCCCACCCGTTATAAGACCGCCAGCCCGGCATTGCAGGGTTCGCCCCAGCGCCGTGGAGTCTGCACCCGCGTTTACACCCAGACCCCGAAGAAGCCGAACTCGGCCCTCCGTAAGGTTGCCCGTGTTCGCCTCACCAACGGGATCGAGGTCACGACCTATATCCCGGGCATCGGCCACAACCTGCAGGAGCACTCGATTGTGCTGATTCGCGGCGGCCGTGTGAAGGATTTGCCGGGCGTTCGCTACCACGTTGTTCGTGGAACCCTGGACTCGGTCGGTGTTGCCAATCGTAAGCAGAGCCGCTCGAAGTACGGCGCAAAGCGTCCGAAGGCTGCTGCCAAATAAACCCTGCGGTTCGCCGCATGAATTTTAGATTTTGAAACCTAAGTTCAGGCCTTGAGAAGTCGACGGTCCTGAAGGAAGACGAGAAGAGAAAGCAATGCCCAGAAAAGGCTATATCGCGAAGCGTGAAGTTGCACCGGACCCGGTGTACAACTCGACCCTGGTTACAAAGTTTGTCAACTCCATGATGTGGGGCGGCAAGAAGTCGACCGCGCAGGGCATCTTCTACACTGCCATGACCAATCTGGAGCAGAAGGGTGGCGACGAGGCCCTCAAGCTGTTCAAGAAGGCGATTGAGAATTGCAAGCCTTTGCTCGAAGTTAAGAGCCGCCGCGTTGGCGGTGCGAACTATCAGGTACCGATCGAAGTTCTGCCAGAGCGCCGCACCTCGCTTGCGATTCGCTGGCTTGTAACTTATGGCCGCGCCCGTGGCGAGAAGGGCATGGTGGAGAAGTTGACGGCCGAGCTGCTCGACGCCGCCAATGGCCGTGGCGCTGCAATGAAGAAGAAGGAAGACGTTCACCGCATGGCTGAAGCAAACAAGGCGTTTGCTCACTATCGCTGGTAAAGAAAGAGCTTTCAGTAGAAGCTCCTGTCTTCACGTATTGTCTTAACGCATTTTTACAGCGAACAGAAGTTCGCAGATGAGAGATTGACCGTGGCACGCACTACACCTCTGAATCGTTGCCGGAACATCGGAATCATGGCGCACATCGACGCCGGCAAGACGACGACGACCGAGCGCATCCTCTTCTATACGGGCATTACGCACCGTATCGGCGAGGTGCACGAGGGCACTGCGACCATGGACTGGATGGAGCAGGAGCAGGAGCGCGGCATTACGATTACGTCTGCCGCTACGACCTGCACCTGGAAGGGCATCCGTATCAACATCATCGATACTCCCGGCCACGTAGACTTCACGGCCGAGGTGGAGCGCTCGCTGCGTGTGCTCGATGGGGCTGTCGCCTGCTTCGACGCTGTGGCCGGTGTTCAGCCACAGTCGGAGACGGTCTGGCGTCAGGCTGACAAGTACAAGGTTCCCCGCATCTGCTTCATTAATAAGATGGACAAGGCTGGCGCGGATGCAGTGTATGCCACTTCGACCATTGTCGATCGTCTTGGCGCTCGCGCGGTACCGATCAATATTCAGATCGGCGCCGAGGCAAAGTTTCTTGGTGTGATCGATCTTGTCACGATGAAGGCGATTCTGTGGCATGACGAGACGATGGGCGCGGAGTACTCGATCGAAGAGATTCC from Edaphobacter paludis includes:
- a CDS encoding aldo/keto reductase; protein product: MERREFLKQSALTAAAAATTRISSAATPTNQIARRPLGKTGEHLSIIGFGGIVVMNEDPSQSKNIVAEAVDRGVNYFDIAPSYGNAQERLGPALAPYRKNCFLACKTEGRMKDDSRKQLEESLRLLKTDHVDLYQFHALTKMTDLDKVLGPGGAMETMEAAKKEGKIRYIGFSVHSAETALAAMDRYNFDTVLFPVNFVLFSQANFGPQILKRAQEKGIGILALKSMAKTVWPADQKQNHPEPKCWYQPAAFPDEASLGLRWTLGHPVTAALPPGDEKYFRLAMDVAQNYKPLEQHEEQALLARATGVEPIFHLGNDV
- the rpsL gene encoding 30S ribosomal protein S12; amino-acid sequence: MPTFHQLVKQGRTPTRYKTASPALQGSPQRRGVCTRVYTQTPKKPNSALRKVARVRLTNGIEVTTYIPGIGHNLQEHSIVLIRGGRVKDLPGVRYHVVRGTLDSVGVANRKQSRSKYGAKRPKAAAK
- the rpsG gene encoding 30S ribosomal protein S7, which produces MPRKGYIAKREVAPDPVYNSTLVTKFVNSMMWGGKKSTAQGIFYTAMTNLEQKGGDEALKLFKKAIENCKPLLEVKSRRVGGANYQVPIEVLPERRTSLAIRWLVTYGRARGEKGMVEKLTAELLDAANGRGAAMKKKEDVHRMAEANKAFAHYRW